Part of the Halodesulfurarchaeum formicicum genome is shown below.
TAAAGCCGCCCAGCCGTTCATCCACCCGACAGAAACGATGGAGGACACGGCGAAATATCTCATCCACGCGGGCTTTGTCGCCGACGGCGTCATCGAGCGCAGCGACGTCGTCGGGGCCGTCTTCGGCCAGACCGAGGGCCTGCTCGGGGACGAACTCGAACTCCGTGACCTCCAGGAATCCTCGAAGCTTGGACGGATCGACGTCGAGGTACGGAGCGAGGGCGGGACGTCCCGGGGAACCATCACGATCGCGAGCAGCCTCGATCGGGTCGAAACCGCGACCCTCGCGGCCGCCCTGGAGGCGATCGACCGGATCGGCCCGAGCCAGGCCACCGTCGAAATCGACCGGATCGAGGACGTCCGGGCGGCAAAGCGCCGCGAGGTCGTCGAGCGGGCGAAGGAACTGCTCGCCACGGCCTTCGACGAACAGGTGATGGACAGCCGGGCGATCCTGGAGGAGGTCCGTGAGAGCATCCGGGTCGGGGACATCATCGAGTACGAGGGACTGCCGGCCGGCCCGAACGTCGCGGAGAGCGACGCCGTCATCGTCGTCGAGGGGCGGGCGGACGTTCGCACGCTGCTCCGCTATGGCATCAAAAACGCGATCGCTGTGGAGGGGACCGACGTCCCGGAGGCGGTCGCGGCACTCACCCGGGAGAAGACCGCTACGGCCTTCCTCGACGGCGACCGGGGCGGCGATCTCATTCGGGAGGAACTCATGCAGGTCGGGGAGCTCGATTACGTGGCGCTCTCGCCGCCGGGCCGGTCCGTCGAGGACCTCTCGCGACACGAGGTTCACACCGCCCTCCAGGAGAAAGTCCCCGTCGAGGCCCTGGAACGCGAGCGATCGACCGAGTCGGATTCGGCCACGGCTTCACAACCCGGATCCTCGGCGACCGACGGCGGTGGCGGCACCGTCGCGGTCACTACCGAGACGGTGAGCCCCCAGCCCGCCGAGTCGGCCGACTCGGAACCCGACTCTGAAACCACGACGGGCGACACGGCGGCCACCCTGGCCGCACAGATCGAGGCTGTCAGCGGGAGTGAGTCCGCCCGCGTGCTCGACGCGGAGTTCCGACTCCTCGAGAGCGGCGACCTGGATGCAGCCCGCTCGCTCGTCCGGGCGGCCGGCGACGACGCGCGAACGGTCCTCGTCGACGGCTCGGTCGCCCAGCCCCTGCTCGATGTCGCGGCGAAACACGGTGTGACCGCGATTTATGGGACCGGCGAGGGCGATATCGTCAAGCAACCCGCCTCGGTGCGGATCCGCTCGCTCGACGCCAGCTAGAAGAGAGCGAGGATCGCGCCCGCACAGCCACCGGCACTCGTGGCGATGAAGTTCACGGCCTGATTCCCGACGTGTTCGCCCTCGATCGTGGCCCCGGCGAGGCTGTCGACTGTCATACCCACGAGTCCAGCGAGCACCACGAGCACGACGCCGATCCCCGAGATCGGGAGGACCAACCACGCGAGCAGGCCGATGATCGTCGCGCCGCCAGCCCCCGCAAGTTCACCCTGCCAGGTCACCGCGCCGTCGGTGCCCGGTTCGACCCGCGAGAGGGTGGTGACCAGGCGCGGCCGGTCGTACAGGCCACCGATTTCACTGGAGAGAGTGTCAGCCAGCGCGGTCGCCACGCTCCCCGCGAAGGCATAGACGAAGACGATTCCCGGAACGGGAAGCTGGGCGTGGGCCGCATAGAGCAGCAGGGCAAAGAGCGCTGCCAGGGAGTTCCCGAGGACGTTACCGGTCCCGCGAGCGCCCTCGTTCGGCTCCGCGACCCCTCGACTCACTTTCTCGTCGTAGCGGAACTTCGTGGAGAGCCCGCCGATCCCGAAGAAGGCGATCAGCAGGACGAACCAGCCGTACCCACCCAGCACGACCGCCAAAAGCGAGAGGAACACGCCGGTGAGCATCCCGGGAATCGAGGCGGTTTCGAGCGCGATCGAGAGCGAGCCGAACAGAAAGGACACGCCCAGGCCCACGAGCACCGCGGTCCAGGTAATGTCCCCGGCCAGCGCGGCGAGCAGCCAGAGCAGCACGGTCAGAAACCCGAGCACCAGGGGATCGTTCCGGGCGACGAGCACCGAGCGGAGGAGCGCCCCGAGGAACGCGGCGCTCGCGGCGAGAAAGAGGATCGTCGGTCCGTGGCCGACCGCACCCGAAAACGCGTTCAAGAGGAGTTGGCCACCGATGCCGGCGGCCCCGCCGACGAACACGAACCCCGCCGTCGCGAGGATCGGGACTGGCCGGACCGCTTCAAAAATGCGTCGGCCCAGATCACCGAACCCGAGGGTCACCATCGCCGTGACGTAGACGGGTTTCGGGAGCTCGACGGCCACGATCAGGGCCGCCAGTGCCGCCCCGGTGAGCGCAAACGAGATGAGGGTCCGCAGGCGACCGTCTTTTTCGTCGACGGCCGTCGAGAGCGCCTCGAAGACCGGTCCTGTGGTCACCAGGGCCCCGGCGGTCGCGACCGCGAGAAAGGCTGTTATCGTCCCCCACACCGAAGGCGCCACGGCCAGGGAAACCGTGGACAGCGCCGCGAACGTCGCCGTTCGGGAGAGTGGACGGTTCACACGTCCTCGGGTTTTCGACGGCGCTCACTTAAGTATCTCGAACCGTCGCCGGGTCGATCCCGGCCCGTTTAGTAACGCCCGGTCGAACTGGGCCTGTGGCGCTTTACGACCGGTATCTGGGCCTTCGCGTTCGACTCGCGGCCGGCGAGCCACCGGCCCACGTCGCGCTGGTCATCACCGAGCGTGACCTCCTCGAACAGGGGGCCTACGGCAGCCTGGAGCGGTTCGTGGAACTCGCCTTCGACGTCGGGGCCGAGCGAGTGACGGTGTACGTGAGCGTGCTCGACGAGGCCGTCCTGGACACCGTCGAGCGGTCGGTCGAAGCTCTCGAGTTCCCACGCGAGGTCGCGGTCCGTGACCCGCGAACTCCCGAACCCGGCTCGGCCCCGATTCAGATCAACCTCGGGCTGGGGGGCAAAGAGGAGTTCGCCACCGCCGTGCGATCGATCGCCGAGGCCGTCGATCGCGGGGATCTGGACCCGGATTCGATCGAGGCGGCGGACATCGAGGACCGACTGGTCTTCGCGGACGAACCCGACCTGGTCATCAAGACCGGGGAGGAGCGACTCTCGGATTTCATGATCTGGCAGTCGGTGTACTCCGAGTTGTACTTCACCGACGTCAACTGGCGGGACTTCCGTGACCGGGAGTTCTTCCGGGCCGTCCTGGAGTACAAACAGCGCACTCGTCGGTTCGGACAGTGAATTAGAACAGGTCCTCCAATTCGTCGTTCTGGAAGGCGTTTTTCCGATCAGTTTCCTCCTCGACCGCCTGACTGGCTGCGGTGGCCCGTTCCAGGAACGATTGGAGCCGCGGCGACCCGGCGATACCCGAGAGGATGACGACTACGGCGATGCGGTCGCCCCGGATCGGTAGATCGCCGCCCCGGACGACCATAGTGCCCGTCTCGGACTCGATCCACTTCCGGGCCCGCTCGATTCCCTTTCGCGAGAGTCGGTCCGGATCGCCGGCCACGAGCACCAGCGCGGCCTCCCCGCGTGTGGTTTCCGGGACGCTCATGCCGGTCAGCAGGGCTCGCCGGGCCGTGCTCGTGATGACGTTCACGTTCTCGCCGGGATCGGGTGCGGCGTCCGCGGCGGCATAGCCCACGGCTGCCATGTCGCCCGGCCGGAGCGTGTTGATCACCTCGCTCGCGTCGACGACCGACTCGCCGACTCCCTCGACCCCTTCGCCGGCGGCAAAGAGGAAATCGAGCCGTCGGGCGATCTTCTCGTTGATGGCCCGGAAGGACGCTGCGACACTCTCATCGGCCTGTCGCCAGGCGTCGTTCTCGACCAGGAGCAACGAGTCGGCCTCCCGCGCGAAGGTCTTGAGCGACTGGCCGGCGTTTTGCTGGTAGAGCGCACCCTCGTCCCGGCCCGGAAGGATCCCGAGCCCGTAGATCGGCTGGTCGTAGATGCGTTTGAGCTCCTGGGCGAGAACCGGGCCGGCCCCGCTGCCGGTGCCACCGCCCAGTCCGGCGACGAGCACCACCGCGTCGGTTTCCGCGGTGATGATCCCGTCGAGTCCGGCCAGGACTTCGCCCCGATCGTCGGTCATGATCTCCGCGCCGAGTTCGTTGTCGGCCCCCACGCCATGACCGGCCACGCGGTCCTGGCCGATCAACATGGTGTCCACGTCGAGGCCGGTGAGGTCCGTCCGTGCGGTGTTGACCGCCAGGACGCCCCCGACAGCCCCGTATCCGGCTTGCCGATCGGCGTCCCGGATCGCCTCGGCGATCCGTCCCCCTGCCTGTCCGAGCCCGACCAGGGCGGCTTTCATGCCACTCTCATTGTGGGGCTGACATATTAATATTGGGTGGTTCACATTTCTCGGGACACGGTCCAGCCGGTCACGCTCGTGGACTCGAAATCGGCCAGGTGGGACTCGATATCGCGTTCGCGAACGCCCAGGGGTGACAGCACCGACGCCGCTGCGCGAACGGCCCGTTTTCGATAGAAATCGGCGTCGTAGTCCTCGAGTGGCTCTCCCTGTAGTCGCACCCGCTCTCGGGTGGTCTTCGAGTCGTCGACGACCACGTAGGAGACGTCCTGGCCGGGCGCGAGGTCGATCCCGGTGGCTCGCGTTCGCTTCAGTGCGGCCACGTTCCGCGTCGATTGGGTGTACTCCGCCAGCGGTTTTCCCACCCGGTTCGTGAGCAACAGTCGCTCCGGGTCCACGGCCCCCCGGGCCAGTCGATCGAGTCGCTCCCTGAGCACATCGAGGACGGGTTCGGGTTCCCGGTGCTCGTCGAGGACCTCGATCAGCGTCCGCTGCAGGTCGCCGACCCAGTCACAGGTCGAGCGCTGTCTGGCCTCGATCCCGCGAACCTTGACGGGGGACTCGTCCGGCGCGGGGTCGGCCCGTCGCCCGAAGTATCTGGTCAACGCGCCCGCTTCGGTGTCTTTCTTCGGGACGAAGGCCACCCAGTCGTAGGCGGCCTCGTACTCCAGTTCGATCCCGGTCGCCTCGGTAATCGCCGCCGTGATCTCCCCGAGCGGTCGCTGGTCGGTCTCCGCCATCGGGGTCACCCAGATGGAGTCGACGATCCCGTGGACCACGCGCCAGCCGCCGGCCTCCAGGCGTTCTTTTGCGGTGAGGAGGATCTCGCGGGCGTAGGCGTTGATGGCCTCGTGGGCCTCGATCCGGCCGAACTTCGCGTTCGAGAAGCCCTGATAGCCAAAGCAGGAGACGAGGATCCACTTGATCGCCTCGGCGCGGCCGGCGAGTGCCGCTCGTTGCTCCGGGTCGTCCGTCGCCGCCCGCTCGGCCTTGATCTCCTCGCGAGCCGTGACCAGCGGTTCGAGCACGTCGGGGAGATAGCCTGGCTGCTCACAGATCTCGTAGTCCAGTTCGGGCACCGTCGTCGAAGAGTCACAATCCCCCCGGATCGTCTCCGGGGAGATGTTTCGGGTGACGATGATGTTCGGATACATCGAGGCGAAATCGAGTTCGTGAACGTCCTCGTGGAGTCCCACGTCGGGCGAGAACGTGAACCCGCCGCGGTCGGCCGCCCGAAGCTGGCCCATCGTCTTGAACTGCTCGTGGCGGAAGGACCGCCAGGGGACCAGCACGTCCCGCCGTGTGGCCGCCCGGATCTGGATCGCCGTGAGGACGTTCCCGATCGACGCCCAGGCCAGCTCCTGGAGGGGTTTGTGCGAGCGTGCGACCAGATCGAGGACGCCGGCGAGGTTCGTCTGGGCGTAGAAGAACGTGTTCGAGCGGTCGATGATCGCCCGCCCCGGCACCGAATAGCGGGCCGGGGAGTGTCCGACCTGGCCGTAGCTCTCGTAGGTCGACTCGCCGGCGAGTTTCCGGTATCCGGGCAGTCGGCCGACGGCGATGGGGTCTCGCTCCTGTGTGTCGGCGATCGCGAACAGTTCGGGGACGATCTCGGCACTCGAAAGCACCAGCACGTCGGGGTCAGCGTCGTGGATCCGGTCGAGAACGCCGTCGAGCACCTGGGACGGATCGCCCGTGATCGACTCGCCCTCGACGGTGGCCTCGCGAAGGTGCCCCTCCCGGTGTACCTCGACTGCCGGCACGTCGATCGAGAGCGTGTGGAGCGAACCTGTCGGCACCGGCGACTGGCCCGTTTCGAGGCAGTACCGGAACCCCCGTGAGAAATCGACGTTGAAGAGGCGGAGGTCACCGGGCCGGCCCATGTTCGCCAACTGCGGCGCGAGCGCGTCGACCGCCTCGATGTCGGTCAGGGTCACTTCGAGCACGTCCTGGGGGTCGTGTCGCCAGCCCGGTCGTTTCGAGGCGACGGTCACTGAGGCCACGTTTGGATGGGCCGCGACGTGCTCCCGGTGGGTCTGGACGGTCTCCCACTCAGCGGCCCAGAGGTAGATCGTCGGTCGGTAGTCCGTGTCCACCGTGACTGTTGCCCCGTCCTCGGTCGTCGTCCAGCGGCGGACGGCCCCGTCCTCGCGGTAGTCGATTTTGAACATCTAGTCCGCTTCGAGGCTGCTCACTCGCTCGGTGAGTGTCTGGATCGCTCGCTCCTGTTCCAGACAGACCGAGAGGAGGACGGTCTGCATCGGGTCGGCGGGGTTGTACATCCCGCTCGCGTCGGCGTGGGCCCGGGCGTGCTCCCAGAGTCGATCGAAGGGGCCCTGCTCGTGCTGGCGGAGGCTGCGCCGGTATGGGCCCCAGTCGGCTTCGAGGGCGTCGAGCCGGTCGCGATAGGTGGGGTTGGTCCGGCCCATCAGGGACTCACCTCCGCGATCGCCCGCTCCTGGCTGGGCTGTGTCTCGTGGGCCGGGCGTCGGGCCCGGAGGATCCGCGCCCAGTAGGTGAGTGTGGTCTGCATGGTCGGCCCCGACTCGGCGTAGATCTGGGTCTCGAAGTTCGGGCTCCGAAACCGGGGCCCGAACCGGGTTCGCTCGACCGTGATGGTGCTGTCCGCAACCTGGGAGACCGGCGCGCTGAACTCGTCGGCCGCGGCCCGGGTCGTGAGGACGGGGATCTCGGCCTCGCGAGCGTAGCGGGCGAGTCGGGCCACACTCCGGAGGAGCATCGACTGGGGTTCGGCCCCGCGAACGTCCTCGTCGCGGTAGAGCCCGTCGACGGCCGGCGCGACGACGAGACTCGTGTCGCCGTCGATCTCGGCCGCGGCGTCCTGGAGCAGCGACTGGTGCTGGTAGGGAGTGAACCCACGGGCGACGCGAACCCGGTCGAGGACACGCGGGCTGGGCGCGACCTCGGCCAAATAGGTCGTGGTCGCGTGCCCGTGGGCGTCGATCCAGACGGCGGTGCCACCCGTCACGAGCAGGTGATCGAGTACGAGCGCGTGCAGCGGGCCGATCGAGCGTCGCGGAGCGTCGAGGAGCCGGACCCCGGGCGAGAGCTGGGGGAGCTCCGGCACGGAACCTGTGTGATGCATGCTCCAACCGAGTTGTGCCGACGGGAAAACTCGAACACGGGCCCTTCCGGCCGTTCCGGACCGGCTGTAGGTGGATCGAGAACAGTGAATTCGATACGAACACCCGCTGTGCCGACTGCTCCCCGCTTCCGAACGGCTTCCGGACCGAGAATCGCCACTATCGTTATCTGTCTGGTTGTACATCAAACATGATATGCCCGGAACTATTCGGTCGACGATCGACGCTCACCGACTGGCGAGTTTCCTCCTCGTCACGTACGCGTTCACGTGGACGATCCAGGGGGCGCTCGCGGCCAGCGGGATGGAGGCCTCCTGGACACACTCCATCCTGATCGGGTTGGGGGGTTTCGGCCCGCCGGTCGGGGCGGCCGTCGTGGTCTGGGCGAGCGAGGGGAGTCTCCGGCAGTGGGTCGGCCAACTATTCAAGTGGCGGATCGGCGCGAAATGGTGGCTGCTCGCGCTCGGTCTCCCGCTTCTCATCCTCGCACTCGGGAGTGTCTTGTTCGTCGCCCTCGGCGGCCCGGTCGATCTCGGCTCCTTCCCCTTCCCGGGTATCTATCTCTTTGCCCTGGTCTGGGGGACCGTCTGGGGTGGCGGCCAGGAGGAACTCGGCTGGCGTGGGTTCATGCTCCCGGTGCTTCAGGAGCGGTACAGCGCGCTCGTCTCCAGCCTGGCGGTCGGAGTGGCCTGGGCCCTGTGGCACCTGCCGCTCCTGCTCAACGCCACGACGGTCCACGGCGGCTGGTCGCGCTCCCAGCAGTTCATCTGGTTTTTCACCATCATCGCGGGGTCGATCCTCTGGACCTGGATGTACAACAGTACCGGCGGGAGCGTCCTCGCCGTGGCCGTCTTCCACGCCGGCATCAACGCCATGGGGATCTTCCACCCGGCCGATATGGCGGTGCTCGCCCCCGGCGGTGTCCCCGATCCCTGGCTGAACTTCCTGGCCGAGGTCACGGGCGCGGTCCCGCTCGTCGCCCTCGCGGCCCTCCTGGTCGTGATCTACGGGGCCGAGCACCTCGCGCCCCGCGATCGCCCCGGGCTCGAACGCCTCGGTCTCGATTAGCTCGGCCGCGGTGCGTCCGGCCCCAGCCGGTACTCGCGTGCCTGTGCATGGCCCGAGGCGACGAGGAGGTCGTACTGTTCGAGCTTCCGGAGGTACTTCCGGACCGTCCGGCGCGAGCGGGGGTCGGCCATTCGATCGGCATAGCGCTCGTAGATCGCCCCCGGGCTGGCCGGTTCCGTGGCCGCGACGATCTCGTAAATCGCGTGCTGGTGGTCGTTGAGCCGGTCGAGTGTCTCGGACCGGACCGCCCGGCTCGCGGTCTCGATGGCCGTCTCGACGTGGGTATCCCGGATCCGTTCGGCCCCGTCCTCGACTGCCCGCTGGGCCGCCCCGTCGAGTGCGGCGATCGCGTCCCTGGCGTTCCCGTTTGCGGCCCGGGCGATCTGTCTCACCTGTGCGGCCTCGATCACGTCGGGCTGGAGGCCGTGGTCGACCCGTTGCTGGAGGATCACGTCGAGTTCGGCGGCCGTGTAGGGCGCGAAGTGCACGTCGTGGAAGGTCCGGAGCCGGGACTGGATCCGCTCGTCGAGGCCGAGCAGCACGTCCGCTTTCGTGTTGGCCGTGGCGACGACGTGGAGCGCCGGCAGTTCGTAGAGCGTGTAGAGTACGTCCGGCTCGTCGAGTTGATCGGCCTCGTCCAGGACGACGACCGTGGGCGTTTCGAGGTCGGCCAGCCGCTCCTGGAGTGCGGCTGCGGCGTGATCCCGGGTCCGTGCCCGGGGGCCGTCGACCGCTTCGACGATCCGTCGGAGCACCCGGTACCGGGAGTGATTCGACCAGCAGTTGACGGTGGCCGTCTCGAGGTGCCCGGCGTGCTCGTCGAGCTTTTCGAGGAGGTACTGGCTGCTGCTCGTCTTGCCCGTCCCCGAGGGGCCATGGAGGAACAGCCCCGAGGCTGGCTCGCCGTCGAGGATCGGTTCGAGGGCCGTCGCCATCGTGTTCAGTTCCGCGTCCCGGGAGCGAAAGTCCGCGGGGACCCAGCCGGCGTCGAACACCGCCGCGTTCGCGACGATCTCGTTCCGGTGGGACCGGTGCAGCATAACTCGAAGTGTGTTCGCCGGCGGCTAAACCCCGAGCCTACCGGAGTGAAAGTGAAACTGACCGCCGACGAGTGGGGCCGTCGAAGGCCGGCTAGCGCAGGCCGGCCGGCGGGCCTCCCGGGAGCCGATCGCGGTCGTGGGGGGCCGAAAAGTCGAGTGACGGCCCGCGAGCGACGATTCGCTTGGGGTTGATCTGGGGATGCGTGCG
Proteins encoded:
- a CDS encoding Cdc6/Cdc18 family protein, translating into MLHRSHRNEIVANAAVFDAGWVPADFRSRDAELNTMATALEPILDGEPASGLFLHGPSGTGKTSSSQYLLEKLDEHAGHLETATVNCWSNHSRYRVLRRIVEAVDGPRARTRDHAAAALQERLADLETPTVVVLDEADQLDEPDVLYTLYELPALHVVATANTKADVLLGLDERIQSRLRTFHDVHFAPYTAAELDVILQQRVDHGLQPDVIEAAQVRQIARAANGNARDAIAALDGAAQRAVEDGAERIRDTHVETAIETASRAVRSETLDRLNDHQHAIYEIVAATEPASPGAIYERYADRMADPRSRRTVRKYLRKLEQYDLLVASGHAQAREYRLGPDAPRPS
- a CDS encoding tubulin/FtsZ family protein, coding for MKAALVGLGQAGGRIAEAIRDADRQAGYGAVGGVLAVNTARTDLTGLDVDTMLIGQDRVAGHGVGADNELGAEIMTDDRGEVLAGLDGIITAETDAVVLVAGLGGGTGSGAGPVLAQELKRIYDQPIYGLGILPGRDEGALYQQNAGQSLKTFAREADSLLLVENDAWRQADESVAASFRAINEKIARRLDFLFAAGEGVEGVGESVVDASEVINTLRPGDMAAVGYAAADAAPDPGENVNVITSTARRALLTGMSVPETTRGEAALVLVAGDPDRLSRKGIERARKWIESETGTMVVRGGDLPIRGDRIAVVVILSGIAGSPRLQSFLERATAASQAVEEETDRKNAFQNDELEDLF
- a CDS encoding P-loop NTPase family protein, with amino-acid sequence MHHTGSVPELPQLSPGVRLLDAPRRSIGPLHALVLDHLLVTGGTAVWIDAHGHATTTYLAEVAPSPRVLDRVRVARGFTPYQHQSLLQDAAAEIDGDTSLVVAPAVDGLYRDEDVRGAEPQSMLLRSVARLARYAREAEIPVLTTRAAADEFSAPVSQVADSTITVERTRFGPRFRSPNFETQIYAESGPTMQTTLTYWARILRARRPAHETQPSQERAIAEVSP
- a CDS encoding undecaprenyl diphosphate synthase family protein; protein product: MALYDRYLGLRVRLAAGEPPAHVALVITERDLLEQGAYGSLERFVELAFDVGAERVTVYVSVLDEAVLDTVERSVEALEFPREVAVRDPRTPEPGSAPIQINLGLGGKEEFATAVRSIAEAVDRGDLDPDSIEAADIEDRLVFADEPDLVIKTGEERLSDFMIWQSVYSELYFTDVNWRDFRDREFFRAVLEYKQRTRRFGQ
- the dnaG gene encoding DNA primase DnaG, encoding MEDTAKYLIHAGFVADGVIERSDVVGAVFGQTEGLLGDELELRDLQESSKLGRIDVEVRSEGGTSRGTITIASSLDRVETATLAAALEAIDRIGPSQATVEIDRIEDVRAAKRREVVERAKELLATAFDEQVMDSRAILEEVRESIRVGDIIEYEGLPAGPNVAESDAVIVVEGRADVRTLLRYGIKNAIAVEGTDVPEAVAALTREKTATAFLDGDRGGDLIREELMQVGELDYVALSPPGRSVEDLSRHEVHTALQEKVPVEALERERSTESDSATASQPGSSATDGGGGTVAVTTETVSPQPAESADSEPDSETTTGDTAATLAAQIEAVSGSESARVLDAEFRLLESGDLDAARSLVRAAGDDARTVLVDGSVAQPLLDVAAKHGVTAIYGTGEGDIVKQPASVRIRSLDAS
- a CDS encoding type B DNA-directed DNA polymerase, producing MFKIDYREDGAVRRWTTTEDGATVTVDTDYRPTIYLWAAEWETVQTHREHVAAHPNVASVTVASKRPGWRHDPQDVLEVTLTDIEAVDALAPQLANMGRPGDLRLFNVDFSRGFRYCLETGQSPVPTGSLHTLSIDVPAVEVHREGHLREATVEGESITGDPSQVLDGVLDRIHDADPDVLVLSSAEIVPELFAIADTQERDPIAVGRLPGYRKLAGESTYESYGQVGHSPARYSVPGRAIIDRSNTFFYAQTNLAGVLDLVARSHKPLQELAWASIGNVLTAIQIRAATRRDVLVPWRSFRHEQFKTMGQLRAADRGGFTFSPDVGLHEDVHELDFASMYPNIIVTRNISPETIRGDCDSSTTVPELDYEICEQPGYLPDVLEPLVTAREEIKAERAATDDPEQRAALAGRAEAIKWILVSCFGYQGFSNAKFGRIEAHEAINAYAREILLTAKERLEAGGWRVVHGIVDSIWVTPMAETDQRPLGEITAAITEATGIELEYEAAYDWVAFVPKKDTEAGALTRYFGRRADPAPDESPVKVRGIEARQRSTCDWVGDLQRTLIEVLDEHREPEPVLDVLRERLDRLARGAVDPERLLLTNRVGKPLAEYTQSTRNVAALKRTRATGIDLAPGQDVSYVVVDDSKTTRERVRLQGEPLEDYDADFYRKRAVRAAASVLSPLGVRERDIESHLADFESTSVTGWTVSREM
- a CDS encoding type II CAAX endopeptidase family protein, which translates into the protein MPGTIRSTIDAHRLASFLLVTYAFTWTIQGALAASGMEASWTHSILIGLGGFGPPVGAAVVVWASEGSLRQWVGQLFKWRIGAKWWLLALGLPLLILALGSVLFVALGGPVDLGSFPFPGIYLFALVWGTVWGGGQEELGWRGFMLPVLQERYSALVSSLAVGVAWALWHLPLLLNATTVHGGWSRSQQFIWFFTIIAGSILWTWMYNSTGGSVLAVAVFHAGINAMGIFHPADMAVLAPGGVPDPWLNFLAEVTGAVPLVALAALLVVIYGAEHLAPRDRPGLERLGLD
- a CDS encoding DUF92 domain-containing protein — protein: MNRPLSRTATFAALSTVSLAVAPSVWGTITAFLAVATAGALVTTGPVFEALSTAVDEKDGRLRTLISFALTGAALAALIVAVELPKPVYVTAMVTLGFGDLGRRIFEAVRPVPILATAGFVFVGGAAGIGGQLLLNAFSGAVGHGPTILFLAASAAFLGALLRSVLVARNDPLVLGFLTVLLWLLAALAGDITWTAVLVGLGVSFLFGSLSIALETASIPGMLTGVFLSLLAVVLGGYGWFVLLIAFFGIGGLSTKFRYDEKVSRGVAEPNEGARGTGNVLGNSLAALFALLLYAAHAQLPVPGIVFVYAFAGSVATALADTLSSEIGGLYDRPRLVTTLSRVEPGTDGAVTWQGELAGAGGATIIGLLAWLVLPISGIGVVLVVLAGLVGMTVDSLAGATIEGEHVGNQAVNFIATSAGGCAGAILALF